The DNA region CGGCGGCACGCAGACGTTCCTGCTGGCGGCGGTCGACGATCGCATCGCCTACGCCGCACCCGTGAACATGGTGTCGGCCTACATGCAGGGAGGCTCCCCCTGCGAGAACGCGCCCGGGCTGCGCCTGGGGATCAGCAACCTCGACATCGCCGCGACGTTCGCGCCCAAGCCGATGCTGCTGATCTCGGCCACCGGCGACTGGACCAAGCACGTGCCGCAGGAGGAGTACCCGGCCATCAAGCGCATCTACGACCTGTACGGCGCCGGCGACAAGCTGACGCAGCACCAGGTCGACGCGCCGCACAACTACAACCAGCAGACGCGCGAGCACGTGTACCGCTTCATGGATCAGCAGGCGTTCGGCCGCAGCGACGACGGCAAGGAGAGGTCGGCGCCTGTCGAGCGGCTCGGCGACATGCTCGCGCTCATGGGGCGCACGCTGCCGGCGCATGCGCTCGATTACGAGGGCCTGTTCACCGACTGGCGGCGCGCCGCCACACGACAGGCGGAGGCCACCACCGATCTCGGCCAGCTTCGCGCCCGCCTGGCGCGCGCCGTGGCGCTCCCCGGTCTCGCCGGCGTGACCCGTGACGCCTCGGGCACCATCACGCGCGGCGAGGGCGACCGCGTGCCGAGCCTCTGGACGCCAGGCAAGGGACGCCCCCTCGTCGTCATCCACCCCGACGGGGCACCCGCTGGGGCGGCGCTGCCGGAAGTGGCGATCGCCAGGAAGGCCAGGCGGCCGGTGCTCGTGCTGCAGGTGTTCCAGACGGGCACCTCGAAGGCCGATCGGAAGCGCACGCACAACCACTGGCTCACCTTCAACGTCAGCGACGACCAGGCGCGGGTGCACGACATCGCGGCGGCATTGGCGTGGCTGCCTGCCGATGCCGATGTCCTTGCCGTGGGCGCCGCTCGCTACTGGGCGGCCGTGGCCGTGGCCGCTTCCGGGGCGCGTGATGCGCTGGCGTTCGACGTGGCGGGCCTCCCGGCGGACGACCAGGACCTCCAGGCGCAGTGCTTCATCCCCGCACTGCAACGGGCCGGGGGCCTGCGGGCCGTCCAGCGCCTCGTCAACGGGAGTAGGTCGTGGGCATCC from Luteitalea sp. TBR-22 includes:
- a CDS encoding S9 family peptidase, with translation MLALLIALLLQAPAVPTAPAPVQPPADRRNVEVPDTDTHVVLGTFPTREAWEAHRDRVKARILTAAGLDPMPERTPLNPQRFGKLERDGYTIEKVLLETWPGFFLGGNLYVPTSPGKHPAIVSPHGHWNYGRLEHQPLASVPMRAANLARRGHVVFIYDMVGYNDTRQVPHAFGGPRETLWGFGPLGLQLWDSIRAVDFVAALPEVDATRIGATGASGGGTQTFLLAAVDDRIAYAAPVNMVSAYMQGGSPCENAPGLRLGISNLDIAATFAPKPMLLISATGDWTKHVPQEEYPAIKRIYDLYGAGDKLTQHQVDAPHNYNQQTREHVYRFMDQQAFGRSDDGKERSAPVERLGDMLALMGRTLPAHALDYEGLFTDWRRAATRQAEATTDLGQLRARLARAVALPGLAGVTRDASGTITRGEGDRVPSLWTPGKGRPLVVIHPDGAPAGAALPEVAIARKARRPVLVLQVFQTGTSKADRKRTHNHWLTFNVSDDQARVHDIAAALAWLPADADVLAVGAARYWAAVAVAASGARDALAFDVAGLPADDQDLQAQCFIPALQRAGGLRAVQRLVNGSRSWASSGQASSRR